A portion of the Nitratidesulfovibrio termitidis HI1 genome contains these proteins:
- a CDS encoding LL-diaminopimelate aminotransferase: MADFKLAARLATLPPYLFAGIDKVKAEVAARGVDIISLGIGDPDMPTPGFIIEAMKQAVERPANHQYPSYVGMLEFRQEVANWYGRRFGVSLDPKTEVIGLIGSKEGIAHFPLAFVNPGDLVLVCTPNYPVYHIATGFVGGEVQFIPLVEENDYLPDLDAIPAATWDRAKMIFVNYPNNPTAATAPRAFYEKLIGICKKHNVIIAHDTAYTEVYYDENDKPMSILEVEGAKDVTIEFHSLSKTYNMTGWRIGMAVGNASLVAGLGKVKENVDSGIFQAVQEASIVALRDGDDFCRELRAIYRKRRDVVVAALQKAGIACRVPTAAFYIWAKVPAGYGSSAEFATAVLEKTGVVLTPGNGFGTPGEGYFRISLTVDTDRLEEAVSRIANL, from the coding sequence ATGGCTGATTTCAAACTCGCGGCCCGGCTGGCGACCCTGCCCCCGTACCTGTTCGCAGGCATCGACAAGGTCAAGGCCGAAGTGGCCGCCCGTGGCGTGGACATCATCAGCCTCGGCATCGGCGACCCCGACATGCCGACGCCCGGTTTCATCATCGAGGCCATGAAGCAGGCCGTGGAGCGTCCCGCCAACCATCAGTACCCCTCGTACGTGGGCATGCTGGAATTCCGGCAGGAAGTGGCCAACTGGTATGGCCGCCGCTTCGGCGTCAGCCTTGACCCCAAGACCGAGGTCATCGGCCTGATCGGCTCCAAGGAAGGCATCGCCCATTTTCCGCTGGCCTTCGTGAACCCCGGCGACCTGGTGCTGGTGTGCACGCCCAACTACCCGGTGTACCACATTGCCACCGGCTTCGTGGGCGGCGAGGTGCAGTTTATCCCCCTGGTGGAGGAAAACGACTACCTGCCCGACCTCGACGCCATTCCCGCCGCCACCTGGGACCGGGCGAAGATGATTTTCGTCAACTATCCCAACAACCCCACGGCGGCTACGGCCCCGCGCGCGTTCTACGAAAAGCTCATCGGCATCTGCAAGAAGCACAACGTGATCATCGCGCACGACACGGCCTACACCGAGGTCTACTACGACGAGAATGACAAGCCCATGAGCATTCTTGAAGTGGAAGGCGCGAAAGACGTGACCATCGAGTTCCACTCGCTGTCCAAGACCTACAACATGACCGGTTGGCGCATCGGCATGGCCGTGGGCAACGCTTCCCTGGTGGCGGGCCTTGGCAAGGTGAAGGAAAACGTGGACTCCGGCATCTTCCAGGCCGTGCAGGAAGCCTCCATCGTGGCCCTGCGCGACGGCGACGACTTCTGCCGCGAACTGCGCGCCATCTACCGCAAGCGCCGCGACGTGGTGGTGGCTGCCCTGCAGAAGGCGGGCATAGCCTGCCGCGTGCCCACCGCCGCGTTTTACATCTGGGCCAAGGTGCCCGCCGGGTACGGCTCGTCCGCCGAATTCGCCACCGCCGTGCTGGAAAAGACCGGCGTGGTGCTGACCCCCGGCAACGGCTTCGGCACGCCGGGCGAAGGCTACTTCCGCATTTCGCTCACCGTGGACACCGACCGCCTCGAGGAGGCCGTGTCACGCATCGCGAACCTGTAA
- the folK gene encoding 2-amino-4-hydroxy-6-hydroxymethyldihydropteridine diphosphokinase, with protein MGSNLPPADVPGGDPADNLVRAVAALAALPGVVVGAVSSVYRTEPQGYRDQPWFANQVARLECVPDMTPEGLLDSLLEVEHALGRTRAYALEGGLAGTVQDDREQGGGAPSPDPAARFAPRTIDIDLLLFGSAVRDTPRLTLPHPRMRERAFVLVPLHEIAPELAFPDGQSLIHALKSLTFTLHDGCIAQ; from the coding sequence CTGGGGTCCAACCTTCCTCCAGCCGATGTGCCGGGGGGCGACCCTGCCGACAATCTCGTCCGGGCTGTGGCGGCGCTTGCCGCCCTGCCCGGCGTTGTCGTTGGCGCGGTGTCGTCCGTGTACCGCACGGAACCGCAGGGCTACCGCGACCAGCCGTGGTTCGCCAACCAGGTGGCCCGGCTGGAATGCGTCCCGGACATGACGCCCGAAGGGCTGTTGGACAGCCTGCTGGAGGTGGAGCATGCGCTGGGCCGCACCCGGGCGTATGCCCTGGAAGGCGGGCTGGCGGGGACGGTACAGGATGATCGGGAGCAGGGGGGCGGCGCACCTTCACCAGACCCTGCAGCGCGCTTTGCCCCGCGCACCATCGACATCGACCTGCTGCTGTTCGGCAGCGCCGTGCGCGACACCCCGCGCCTGACGCTGCCGCACCCGCGCATGCGCGAACGGGCCTTTGTCCTGGTGCCGCTGCACGAAATCGCCCCCGAACTTGCTTTCCCCGACGGGCAAAGTCTGATACACGCCCTGAAATCGCTGACGTTCACCCTGCACGACGGGTGTATCGCCCAGTGA
- a CDS encoding transcriptional regulator, with the protein MLKWLLLIAAGYFLYRLVTNEARKKSKDDKKHKEEMVATGEMVRDPICGAYIDANAGVTVRDGDRTYRFCSYECRDNFLKQLENGGREIPVHKEKDAE; encoded by the coding sequence ATGCTCAAGTGGCTCTTGCTGATCGCGGCAGGCTATTTTCTCTACCGCCTCGTGACCAACGAGGCGCGCAAGAAGAGCAAGGATGACAAGAAGCACAAGGAAGAGATGGTAGCCACCGGTGAAATGGTGCGTGACCCCATCTGCGGCGCGTACATCGACGCCAATGCAGGCGTCACCGTGCGCGACGGCGACCGGACCTATCGTTTTTGCAGCTATGAATGCCGCGACAACTTCCTGAAGCAGCTGGAAAACGGCGGCCGCGAAATTCCCGTGCACAAGGAAAAGGACGCCGAATAG
- the fsa gene encoding fructose-6-phosphate aldolase produces the protein MQFFLDTANLAEMRAAKAWGLLDGVTTNPTLMAREGGDWRVVMQAICREVEGPVSLEAVGDTADELIAMGLDLVRNGPNVVVKIPMTPEGLKAVRVLKAKGVDTNVTLVFSPMQALLAAKAGASFISPFVGRLDGLSQDGMQLVADIMTILRNYSGMGMDARVIVASVRHPRHVAEAALMGAHVATVPFGVLRQMFDHPLTSAGLEAFNKDWAALNS, from the coding sequence ATGCAGTTCTTCCTGGATACGGCGAACCTTGCCGAGATGCGCGCCGCCAAGGCCTGGGGCCTGTTGGACGGCGTGACCACCAACCCCACGCTGATGGCCCGCGAAGGTGGCGACTGGCGTGTGGTGATGCAGGCCATCTGCCGCGAGGTTGAAGGCCCGGTGAGCCTGGAGGCCGTGGGCGACACCGCCGACGAACTCATCGCCATGGGGCTCGACCTTGTGCGCAACGGCCCCAACGTGGTGGTCAAGATTCCCATGACCCCCGAAGGCCTGAAGGCAGTGCGCGTGCTGAAGGCCAAGGGCGTGGACACCAACGTGACCCTGGTCTTTTCGCCCATGCAGGCGCTGCTGGCCGCCAAGGCCGGAGCCTCGTTCATCTCTCCCTTCGTGGGGCGGCTGGACGGGCTGTCGCAGGATGGGATGCAACTGGTGGCCGACATCATGACCATCCTGCGCAATTATTCCGGCATGGGGATGGACGCCCGGGTCATCGTGGCCAGCGTGCGCCATCCGCGCCATGTGGCCGAGGCGGCCCTGATGGGTGCTCATGTGGCCACGGTGCCGTTTGGGGTGTTGCGCCAGATGTTCGACCACCCGCTGACCTCGGCCGGGCTTGAGGCCTTCAACAAGGACTGGGCAGCATTGAACAGCTAG
- a CDS encoding lysophospholipid acyltransferase family protein — MTPHTDRTDISPGPGAEGRPDSGTAPKGLMPRLLHMLARALARRGFDGIARYGNALGALLWHCLPGRRRLAVRAIADHLGVSQREATRIARDSFAHNARSFLELVLVGKFGFELIGDRLIIDNPDRLRRITASQRPLVAATAHLGAWEFMGSLLGRWQPDRPRMVVVRRNGNRTLNDFIFAMRGARGLQVVDHRNAVFTVLKGLKRRGCAGFLVDHNCRRSEAIFLPFLGETAAVNMGPALLAVRAEAEVWPAFMIREGRRYRLYIDEPLDTATLDGDRTEKLEAVARYYTEAVERAVRAHPEQWFWMHKRWKTRPGQDA, encoded by the coding sequence ATGACCCCCCACACAGACCGCACGGACATTTCCCCCGGCCCCGGTGCAGAGGGCAGGCCGGATTCCGGCACCGCCCCAAAAGGCCTCATGCCACGCCTGCTGCACATGCTGGCCCGCGCTCTGGCCAGACGGGGGTTTGACGGCATAGCCCGGTACGGCAACGCACTGGGCGCGCTGCTGTGGCATTGCCTGCCCGGCAGGAGACGCCTGGCCGTCCGCGCCATCGCCGATCATCTCGGCGTGTCGCAGCGTGAAGCCACACGCATCGCGCGGGACAGCTTTGCCCACAATGCCCGGTCGTTCCTGGAATTGGTGCTGGTGGGCAAGTTCGGCTTCGAACTGATCGGCGACCGCCTGATCATCGACAATCCCGACCGGCTGCGCAGGATCACCGCAAGCCAACGCCCGTTGGTGGCGGCCACGGCCCATCTGGGAGCGTGGGAGTTCATGGGCTCGCTGCTGGGACGCTGGCAGCCGGACCGCCCGCGCATGGTGGTGGTGCGGCGCAACGGCAACCGAACCCTCAACGACTTCATCTTCGCCATGCGCGGCGCGCGCGGATTGCAGGTGGTGGACCACCGCAACGCCGTGTTCACCGTACTCAAGGGGCTGAAGCGCAGGGGGTGCGCCGGATTTCTGGTGGATCACAACTGTCGTCGCAGCGAGGCCATCTTCCTTCCATTCCTGGGCGAGACAGCCGCCGTGAACATGGGGCCAGCCCTGCTGGCCGTGCGCGCCGAGGCTGAAGTGTGGCCCGCCTTCATGATCCGCGAGGGTCGCCGCTACAGGCTGTACATCGACGAACCGCTGGATACGGCGACGCTTGACGGAGACCGCACCGAAAAGCTCGAAGCAGTGGCCCGGTACTACACCGAAGCCGTGGAGAGGGCGGTGCGCGCCCACCCCGAACAGTGGTTCTGGATGCACAAACGCTGGAAGACCCGCCCCGGACAGGACGCCTGA
- a CDS encoding lysophospholipid acyltransferase family protein has translation MKLPPALIAPPLYALYKAWCATLRYDIAGRDAVDDLWHAHTPMVFALWHDELFPLMHVRGDLEIVTVVSQSRDGEYLAQVLQRLGLRTARGSSSRGGVKALIGAARQMRKEGLCGCVTVDGPRGPRHKVKPGAIFLAQRAGAPIVPVRIFMGRAKVFERAWDRFQLPLPFSRVRVAFGAPYRLPDLAATMDPPKGGENGQGSDAALTAACAELEARLEGLR, from the coding sequence GTGAAGCTGCCCCCCGCCCTCATCGCACCGCCGCTGTACGCACTGTACAAGGCCTGGTGCGCCACGCTACGCTACGACATTGCCGGGCGCGATGCCGTGGACGACCTGTGGCATGCCCATACTCCCATGGTCTTTGCGCTGTGGCACGACGAACTCTTTCCGCTCATGCACGTGCGGGGCGACCTGGAGATCGTCACCGTGGTCAGCCAGAGCCGCGACGGTGAGTATCTGGCCCAGGTGCTGCAACGGCTGGGGCTGCGCACCGCGCGGGGTTCCAGTTCTCGTGGCGGGGTCAAGGCGCTGATCGGCGCGGCACGCCAGATGCGCAAGGAAGGATTGTGCGGCTGCGTGACCGTGGACGGTCCGCGGGGGCCGCGTCACAAGGTCAAGCCGGGGGCCATCTTTCTGGCGCAGCGGGCGGGCGCGCCCATCGTGCCGGTACGCATTTTCATGGGCCGCGCCAAGGTGTTCGAGCGCGCCTGGGACCGGTTCCAACTGCCGCTGCCGTTTTCCCGCGTGCGTGTGGCGTTCGGCGCGCCGTACCGGCTGCCGGATCTTGCCGCTACGATGGACCCGCCAAAAGGGGGGGAGAACGGGCAGGGGAGCGATGCCGCCCTGACCGCCGCCTGTGCGGAACTTGAAGCCCGGCTTGAAGGATTGCGATGA
- a CDS encoding ABC transporter ATP-binding protein, protein MANASKTEQPTQGQSIHLLKRCLKYFHPYRVQIFLSMLAMGVVSLSTAGTAWLVKPALDEIFINKDERALLYVPLLFFVLTLVKGAGRYVQNYFMQYSGLRVLEKLRSELYDKIIYLPLQFYEESQVGMLMSRIISDVTMIRNSLPSIVMMVRQLLTMLGLVGVVFYQNPRLAVWAVLVLPAALYPLVWFGRKLRKYGRRNQSKLADISVVLQEVFSGIRVVKAFATERHEARRFDDENERLARLYLKQASVSELSSPVMELIGAVGIGLVIWFGGHEVITGETTAGTFFSFVAALAMLYDPVKSLNSYNMDVQRALAGAERVFEILDAPELVVEQGGDTPFDEPFRELRFEGVTFTYGSKAVPALDNVSLTVRAGERVAIVGPSGAGKSTFVNLIPRFYEPQQGAIVLNGRPVADYTLDTLRRNVSMVSQDTFLFNLPVRDNITYGLPGPIDEEAVRTAATSAYADEFIRELPEGYDTLLGERGVKLSGGQKQRLTIARAIMKDAPLLILDEATSALDSEAERIVQKALDNLMQNRTSIVIAHRLSTILSADRILVMEQGRIVDAGRHEELLGRCSLYARLYAMQFATDAVADGAEQGAATPPAGATA, encoded by the coding sequence ATGGCCAATGCCTCCAAGACCGAACAGCCCACCCAGGGCCAGAGCATTCACTTGCTCAAGCGTTGCTTGAAGTATTTTCACCCCTATCGGGTCCAGATATTCCTTTCCATGCTGGCCATGGGCGTGGTCTCGCTGAGCACCGCCGGGACCGCCTGGCTGGTCAAGCCCGCCCTGGACGAGATCTTCATCAACAAGGACGAGCGGGCGTTGCTGTACGTGCCGCTGCTGTTCTTCGTGCTTACGCTGGTGAAGGGCGCGGGCCGCTATGTGCAGAACTACTTCATGCAGTACAGCGGCCTGCGCGTACTGGAAAAGCTGCGCTCGGAGCTGTACGACAAGATCATCTACCTGCCGCTGCAATTCTACGAGGAATCGCAGGTGGGCATGCTCATGTCGCGCATCATCAGCGACGTGACCATGATCCGCAACAGCCTGCCGTCCATCGTGATGATGGTGCGGCAGTTGCTGACCATGCTGGGATTGGTGGGCGTGGTGTTCTACCAGAACCCGCGCCTGGCGGTGTGGGCGGTGCTGGTGCTGCCCGCGGCGCTGTATCCCCTTGTCTGGTTCGGCCGCAAGTTGCGCAAGTACGGCCGCCGCAACCAGTCCAAGCTGGCGGACATTTCCGTGGTGTTGCAGGAAGTGTTCAGCGGCATCCGGGTGGTCAAGGCGTTCGCCACGGAACGGCACGAGGCGCGCCGCTTCGACGATGAAAACGAGCGCCTGGCCCGGCTGTACCTGAAGCAGGCCAGCGTGTCCGAGCTGTCCTCGCCGGTCATGGAACTGATCGGGGCCGTGGGTATCGGCCTGGTGATCTGGTTCGGCGGGCATGAGGTTATTACTGGTGAAACCACGGCGGGCACGTTCTTCTCGTTCGTGGCTGCCCTGGCCATGCTGTATGACCCGGTCAAGTCGCTGAATTCCTACAACATGGACGTGCAGCGTGCCCTGGCTGGCGCCGAGCGGGTGTTCGAGATCCTCGACGCGCCCGAACTGGTGGTGGAGCAGGGGGGCGATACCCCCTTTGACGAGCCTTTCCGCGAACTGCGCTTCGAGGGCGTTACCTTCACATACGGCAGCAAGGCTGTACCCGCGCTGGACAACGTCAGCCTTACCGTGCGCGCGGGCGAACGTGTGGCCATCGTGGGCCCCAGCGGCGCGGGCAAAAGCACCTTCGTCAACCTCATTCCCCGGTTCTACGAGCCGCAGCAGGGCGCCATCGTCCTCAATGGCCGCCCGGTGGCGGACTATACACTGGATACCTTGCGCCGCAACGTGTCCATGGTGTCGCAGGACACCTTCCTGTTCAACCTTCCGGTGCGCGACAACATCACCTATGGCCTTCCCGGCCCCATCGACGAAGAGGCCGTGCGCACCGCCGCCACATCCGCCTACGCCGACGAATTCATCCGCGAACTGCCGGAAGGGTACGACACGCTGCTGGGCGAGCGCGGGGTGAAGCTGTCCGGCGGGCAGAAACAGCGCCTGACCATTGCGCGGGCCATCATGAAGGATGCGCCGCTGCTGATCCTGGACGAGGCAACCAGCGCACTGGACTCCGAGGCCGAGCGCATCGTGCAGAAGGCCCTGGACAACCTGATGCAGAACCGCACCAGCATCGTCATTGCCCACCGGCTGTCCACCATTCTTTCCGCAGACCGTATCCTGGTCATGGAGCAGGGACGCATCGTGGACGCAGGGCGGCACGAGGAACTGCTGGGCCGGTGCTCCCTGTACGCCCGGCTGTACGCCATGCAGTTCGCCACGGATGCCGTTGCTGACGGGGCGGAACAGGGCGCGGCAACGCCCCCTGCCGGAGCCACCGCGTGA
- the yedF gene encoding sulfurtransferase-like selenium metabolism protein YedF: MPEIELNCQNLPCPQPVLRCKRCLDEQSPASLVVVVDNQAARENVTRFLSTQGYAVQTEEEGDGLWRLRGVKGDARGAGPDPADDCEVCEVMTEEQLRRMGEKVVVLLTSDVIGSGDDTLGAKLMQNFLATLPELGAELWRVVMLNGAVRLSAADSPALPHLKRLEAAGATVLVCGTCLDHFGLLEQKAVGQTTNMLDVVTSLQLATKIIRP, from the coding sequence ATGCCAGAAATCGAACTGAACTGCCAGAATCTTCCCTGCCCCCAGCCCGTGCTGCGCTGCAAGCGTTGCCTGGACGAGCAATCGCCCGCCTCGTTGGTGGTGGTCGTTGATAACCAGGCCGCGCGCGAGAACGTGACGCGCTTTCTCTCCACCCAAGGGTATGCCGTACAGACAGAGGAAGAGGGCGACGGCCTGTGGCGGCTGCGCGGGGTGAAGGGCGATGCCCGGGGGGCCGGCCCCGATCCTGCGGACGATTGCGAGGTCTGCGAAGTGATGACCGAGGAGCAACTGCGCCGCATGGGCGAGAAGGTCGTGGTGTTGCTGACCTCGGATGTCATCGGTTCGGGTGACGACACGCTGGGCGCCAAGTTGATGCAGAACTTCCTGGCCACCCTGCCAGAACTGGGTGCCGAACTGTGGCGCGTGGTCATGCTGAACGGCGCGGTGCGCCTTTCCGCCGCGGACAGCCCGGCCCTGCCCCATCTGAAGCGGCTGGAAGCCGCCGGGGCCACCGTGCTGGTCTGCGGCACCTGCCTTGACCATTTCGGACTTCTGGAGCAAAAGGCCGTGGGCCAGACCACCAATATGCTCGACGTGGTCACCAGCCTGCAACTCGCCACCAAGATCATCCGGCCGTAA
- a CDS encoding pseudouridine synthase, with product MQPGESAMQPGEVRLNKAIAGAGVCSRRQADDLIQQGVVRVNGEVVDTPGARVVPGRDRIEVRGQLLELDAAPAAFTYVMLHKPVQVVSTVRDPQGRPTVLGILPPDLRGGRLYPVGRLDYFSEGLLILTDDGDLTNRLTHPRYHLPKVYMVKVRGHVTEPTLAPMRQGMTLAEGEHLAPVEVRLLQSDRQASLFEMTLHQGVNRQIRRMCRDLGLTVLLLRRVRQGPLELGELPKGAARRLTPNEVAALRRAAGLES from the coding sequence ATGCAGCCGGGCGAATCGGCCATGCAGCCCGGCGAAGTGCGCCTGAACAAGGCCATTGCCGGGGCGGGCGTGTGTTCGCGGCGTCAGGCGGACGACCTCATACAGCAGGGGGTGGTGCGGGTCAACGGCGAGGTGGTGGATACCCCCGGTGCACGGGTAGTGCCGGGGCGGGACCGCATCGAAGTGCGCGGGCAACTGCTGGAACTGGATGCCGCGCCCGCCGCGTTCACCTACGTGATGCTGCACAAGCCGGTGCAGGTCGTCTCCACCGTGCGCGACCCGCAGGGACGCCCCACGGTGCTGGGCATCCTGCCACCCGACCTGCGTGGTGGGCGTCTGTACCCCGTGGGCAGGCTGGACTATTTTTCCGAGGGGCTGTTGATCCTTACCGACGACGGCGATCTGACCAACCGGCTCACCCACCCCCGCTACCACCTGCCCAAGGTCTACATGGTCAAGGTGCGCGGCCACGTGACCGAACCCACCCTGGCACCCATGCGCCAGGGCATGACCCTGGCCGAGGGCGAACACCTCGCCCCGGTGGAGGTGCGTCTGTTGCAGTCGGACCGCCAGGCCAGCCTTTTCGAGATGACCCTGCATCAGGGGGTCAACCGCCAGATTCGCCGGATGTGCCGCGACCTGGGCCTGACGGTGCTGCTGCTGCGGCGCGTGCGACAGGGGCCGCTGGAACTGGGCGAACTGCCCAAGGGTGCGGCCCGCCGCCTGACTCCGAACGAGGTGGCAGCCCTGCGCCGTGCCGCTGGCCTTGAATCATAA
- the lolA gene encoding outer membrane lipoprotein chaperone LolA, giving the protein MIRPLSLRAFSCLLGLAALCAAMGMSATPSHAAGELTNRLQQRYDATNTLKADFTQVLLHRESGAKETRQGTLQFRKPLLVRWETKAPHAELLVVTANEIWNYLPDEEVAYKYPVELVQDSRSIIKVITGQAKLEQDFDVAEEADDNGMARLHMYPKEPTPQLTEAFLWVDPDTNLIRRAKIIDFYGNENDITLNSLSTDAGVPDSAFRFAPPKGVDVEDRTRQGSPEKQLFN; this is encoded by the coding sequence GTGATTCGTCCCCTTTCCCTTCGTGCCTTCTCCTGCCTGCTGGGCCTTGCCGCCCTGTGTGCCGCCATGGGTATGTCCGCTACGCCGTCGCATGCGGCAGGCGAACTGACCAACCGCCTGCAACAGCGCTATGACGCCACCAACACCCTCAAGGCGGACTTCACCCAGGTGCTGCTGCACCGTGAAAGCGGCGCCAAGGAGACCCGGCAGGGCACCCTGCAATTCCGCAAGCCGCTGCTGGTGCGTTGGGAAACCAAGGCCCCGCATGCCGAACTGCTGGTGGTGACGGCCAACGAAATCTGGAACTACCTGCCCGACGAGGAAGTGGCCTACAAGTACCCGGTGGAACTGGTGCAGGACTCGCGGTCCATCATCAAGGTGATCACCGGCCAGGCCAAGCTGGAGCAGGACTTCGACGTGGCGGAAGAGGCCGACGACAACGGCATGGCCCGCCTGCACATGTACCCCAAGGAACCCACCCCGCAACTGACCGAGGCGTTCCTGTGGGTGGATCCGGACACCAACCTGATCCGCCGGGCCAAGATCATCGACTTCTACGGCAACGAGAACGACATCACGCTGAACAGCCTGAGTACCGACGCCGGGGTGCCGGACAGCGCCTTTCGCTTCGCACCGCCCAAGGGGGTGGACGTGGAAGACCGGACCAGGCAGGGTTCGCCCGAAAAGCAGTTGTTCAACTAG